The Gemmatimonadaceae bacterium genome includes a region encoding these proteins:
- a CDS encoding nitrilase family protein: MRDIRGAAVQFQHAPGDKAYNLSRVRHFVTEGARSHVEIIAFPEMCLTGYWHTRKLSRAEMKALAEPVPDGPLSQELLRLSSEHGMTIGAGLIEEAPDSRLYNGYVVAMANGTWAVHRKLHEFVSEYLANGDRYTVFDTPHGCRVGVLTCYDNNIVENARATALAGAEILLAPHQTGGCNSVSPRAMKPVDPAIWARRHEDPDAIRAELCGPKGRAWIMRWLPSRAHDNGMFLLFANGIGPDDDEIRTGNAMILDPYGEVIVETSEPGDAMVMADLDASLIPTSSGRRWLRARRPELYESLTRRTGNEMDTRRVRFGE; the protein is encoded by the coding sequence ATGCGTGACATCCGAGGGGCAGCCGTGCAATTCCAGCACGCGCCCGGCGACAAAGCGTACAATCTCTCCCGCGTTCGACACTTCGTCACCGAAGGCGCACGTTCTCACGTCGAGATCATCGCCTTCCCGGAGATGTGTCTCACCGGCTACTGGCACACGCGCAAGCTTTCGCGAGCAGAGATGAAGGCGCTGGCGGAGCCCGTACCCGATGGACCGTTGAGCCAGGAGCTCCTGCGTCTCTCGAGCGAGCATGGCATGACCATCGGCGCAGGCCTGATCGAAGAGGCTCCTGACAGCCGGCTCTACAACGGGTACGTCGTCGCCATGGCTAATGGGACGTGGGCCGTCCACCGCAAGCTGCACGAGTTCGTGAGCGAATACCTGGCCAACGGCGATCGCTACACGGTCTTCGATACGCCGCATGGCTGCCGAGTCGGCGTGCTCACCTGTTACGACAACAACATCGTCGAGAATGCGCGAGCGACAGCGCTCGCCGGCGCCGAGATCCTCCTCGCGCCGCATCAGACGGGCGGGTGCAACTCGGTTAGCCCGCGCGCCATGAAGCCGGTGGATCCGGCGATCTGGGCGCGTCGACACGAGGATCCCGACGCGATTCGGGCCGAACTCTGTGGACCGAAGGGGCGAGCGTGGATCATGCGCTGGCTTCCGAGTCGCGCGCACGACAACGGGATGTTCCTCCTCTTCGCCAACGGAATTGGTCCGGACGACGACGAGATCCGTACCGGAAACGCAATGATACTTGACCCGTACGGGGAGGTGATCGTCGAGACCAGTGAGCCAGGCGACGCCATGGTCATGGCGGACCTCGATGCCTCGCTCATCCCAACGTCGTCTGGCCGCCGGTGGCTGCGCGCACGGCGACCGGAATTATACGAATCCTTAACTCGGCGAACGGGCAACGAAATGGATACGCGCCGCGTCCGATTTGGAGAGTAG
- a CDS encoding DUF4397 domain-containing protein — translation MRVARILITLLAVGAVAGCDVAATTLTGTTGGQPAVRVVNAFTSPVDVLVDGSVAISALAAGQVVSTNTTAGNHSVVLRPTGASTTTSQTITAATGAMSTIAAAVAVGGALTSAVLDDTNNVVPSGATKLRVIHLAPNAGTLQVYRTQPDFSTPVSWQSPFNYQSDPTSATFVQSTVGSWEVRVWQSPADASGWDTAPARIIVPLVSGEKATIVILDKTGGGVRLQLL, via the coding sequence ATGCGAGTTGCGAGAATACTGATCACGCTCTTGGCGGTCGGCGCCGTCGCCGGCTGCGACGTCGCCGCGACCACCCTCACTGGCACGACGGGCGGTCAGCCCGCAGTGCGCGTCGTCAACGCATTCACGAGTCCCGTCGACGTGCTCGTCGACGGCAGCGTTGCGATCTCCGCGCTCGCCGCCGGCCAGGTCGTCTCCACCAACACGACGGCCGGCAATCACTCGGTCGTGCTACGGCCAACAGGCGCGAGCACGACGACGTCGCAGACGATCACCGCGGCCACGGGCGCGATGAGCACGATTGCCGCCGCGGTCGCCGTGGGCGGCGCGCTGACGAGCGCAGTACTCGACGACACGAACAACGTCGTCCCATCCGGCGCAACGAAGCTGCGAGTAATCCACCTCGCGCCGAATGCGGGCACGCTGCAGGTCTATCGCACACAGCCTGACTTCTCGACGCCGGTCTCGTGGCAATCGCCGTTTAATTATCAATCGGACCCGACGAGCGCGACGTTCGTCCAGAGCACGGTCGGAAGCTGGGAGGTTCGCGTCTGGCAATCGCCGGCCGACGCGAGTGGCTGGGACACCGCGCCCGCGAGAATCATCGTGCCACTCGTGAGCGGCGAGAAGGCAACGATTGTGATTCTCGACAAGACCGGTGGAGGCGTGCGGCTTCAGTTGCTCTAG
- a CDS encoding polysaccharide deacetylase family protein: MHQLHYASLALLMFAATLPAQTKTVAERLGYPANAKLLILHGDDLGVAHSVNSASFDALDQGAISSASIMMPTPWVTEVAAYAKAHPDADLGLHLTLTSEWQTYRWGSVAPSDQVQSLLDADGTFPSDVPPVVARAKAADVERELRAQIDRAMALGVRPTHLDSHMGALFTTPELMATYVKVAHDYHLPFLAFRGSLQGGSPMPLSPNDIAVDNVVVASPDVARDHWKEFYLNTIANLKPGLNEIIVHLGHDDSELQAVTVNHEPYGSAWRQRDYDVVRSAEFKKALRDNNVILVRWADLGKLMVSERR; encoded by the coding sequence ATGCACCAGCTGCACTATGCGTCACTGGCTCTTTTGATGTTCGCTGCCACATTGCCCGCGCAGACGAAGACCGTTGCCGAACGACTTGGCTATCCCGCCAACGCGAAGCTCCTCATCCTCCACGGCGACGACCTCGGCGTTGCGCATTCCGTGAACTCGGCGAGCTTCGACGCGCTCGATCAGGGTGCGATCTCGTCGGCGAGCATCATGATGCCGACGCCGTGGGTGACGGAGGTCGCCGCGTACGCCAAGGCGCACCCCGACGCCGATCTGGGCTTGCACCTAACGCTCACCAGCGAGTGGCAAACATACCGGTGGGGAAGTGTTGCGCCGAGCGACCAGGTTCAGAGTTTACTCGACGCGGATGGGACCTTTCCGTCCGATGTACCGCCCGTCGTCGCGAGAGCGAAGGCCGCGGACGTCGAACGTGAATTACGAGCGCAGATCGATCGCGCGATGGCGCTCGGCGTTCGCCCGACGCATCTCGACAGCCACATGGGTGCCCTCTTCACGACGCCGGAACTGATGGCGACGTACGTGAAGGTCGCGCACGACTATCATCTGCCATTTCTCGCGTTTCGCGGCAGCCTCCAGGGCGGTTCGCCGATGCCGCTCTCGCCAAATGACATCGCCGTAGACAACGTGGTCGTTGCGTCGCCGGACGTCGCGCGCGATCACTGGAAGGAGTTCTACCTCAACACGATCGCCAATCTCAAACCGGGACTCAACGAAATCATCGTGCACCTCGGCCACGACGACTCCGAGCTCCAGGCGGTGACGGTGAACCACGAGCCGTACGGCTCGGCGTGGCGTCAACGGGACTACGATGTCGTGCGGAGCGCGGAGTTCAAGAAGGCGCTGCGGGACAACAACGTCATCCTCGTAAGGTGGGCAGATCTTGGGAAGCTGATGGTGTCGGAGCGTCGATAG
- a CDS encoding beta-N-acetylhexosaminidase encodes MPPQGLTAGRLAAGLTIGCLLSACRPTPSPQTAATPATRPRPVQMAPLATLNAHRVIPEPVSVSAGTGAPFALSATTAIVVPANNADAARVAEQLAAMLRRSTGYPYPVSTADTPVPNGAIVLRLGGGAELGSEGYDLTIDANAAQILASTAAGLFYGTQTLRQLLPAPVEAEQNELRMVSAWTLPPGRIIDHPRFAWRGAMLDVARHFFTVHEVKETIDLLALYKLNTLHLHLSDDQGWRIAIDSWPNLTIVGGSTEVGGHPGGFYTKQDYASIVRYAQDRFITIVPEIDMPAHTNAAIASYPQLGCSKPTPGVYGGTQGAGVYTGIAVGFSSLCPDSEVVYKFIDDVVRELSAMTPGPYFHVGGDEVEALTNEQYARFVNRVQDVVYKYNKTMVGWEEIGKAQLRPTTIAQQWKSDSALLAFKQGAKLLLSPASKAYLDMKYTPSTELGLDWAGYVDLRTSYDWDPVTYLQGVPEQAVVGVEAPLWSETVQNITAAQYMIVPRLPAIAEVAWTPASAKNWDSFRSRIAAHAPRWRFLGVNYYPSPEVAW; translated from the coding sequence ATGCCCCCGCAGGGACTCACCGCCGGCCGGCTTGCCGCCGGCCTAACGATTGGTTGCTTGCTCTCCGCGTGCCGCCCCACGCCGTCACCGCAGACCGCGGCGACGCCCGCAACGCGCCCACGACCCGTACAGATGGCACCGCTCGCCACGCTCAACGCACACCGCGTCATCCCCGAGCCCGTTTCGGTGAGCGCGGGTACGGGCGCGCCCTTCGCGCTCAGTGCGACGACGGCGATCGTCGTCCCCGCGAACAACGCTGACGCGGCGCGCGTCGCCGAGCAGCTCGCCGCAATGCTCCGGCGCTCGACGGGCTACCCTTACCCCGTCTCCACTGCCGACACGCCCGTGCCTAACGGCGCAATCGTGCTCCGGCTCGGCGGCGGTGCGGAGCTTGGGAGCGAAGGCTACGACCTCACGATCGATGCGAATGCGGCGCAGATCCTCGCCAGCACCGCTGCCGGGCTCTTTTACGGGACGCAAACGCTCCGTCAACTGCTCCCCGCACCGGTCGAGGCCGAACAGAATGAGCTGCGGATGGTCAGCGCGTGGACGCTTCCGCCCGGCAGGATCATCGATCACCCACGCTTTGCGTGGCGTGGAGCGATGCTCGACGTCGCTCGCCATTTCTTCACCGTCCACGAAGTGAAAGAGACGATCGACCTCCTCGCACTCTACAAGCTGAATACACTGCACCTGCACCTCTCCGACGACCAGGGATGGCGCATTGCGATAGACTCCTGGCCCAACCTCACGATCGTTGGAGGTAGCACCGAGGTCGGAGGTCATCCCGGTGGCTTCTACACCAAGCAGGACTACGCGTCGATCGTTAGGTACGCGCAGGATCGGTTCATCACGATCGTGCCGGAGATCGACATGCCGGCGCACACCAACGCCGCGATCGCTTCTTATCCGCAACTCGGATGCAGCAAGCCGACCCCGGGCGTCTATGGCGGGACGCAAGGAGCCGGCGTCTACACTGGTATCGCCGTCGGCTTCAGCTCACTCTGCCCAGACAGCGAGGTGGTTTACAAGTTCATCGACGACGTCGTGCGCGAGTTGAGCGCGATGACGCCGGGCCCGTACTTCCACGTCGGCGGCGACGAGGTCGAAGCGCTCACGAACGAGCAGTACGCGCGCTTCGTCAATCGAGTGCAGGACGTCGTCTACAAGTACAACAAGACGATGGTCGGCTGGGAGGAGATCGGCAAAGCGCAGCTCCGTCCGACGACGATCGCACAGCAATGGAAGAGCGACAGCGCGCTGCTCGCGTTCAAGCAGGGCGCCAAGCTCCTGCTCTCGCCGGCGAGCAAAGCCTATCTCGACATGAAGTACACGCCTTCGACCGAGCTCGGTCTCGACTGGGCGGGCTACGTCGATCTGCGCACGTCGTATGACTGGGATCCTGTGACATACCTGCAGGGTGTCCCGGAGCAGGCCGTCGTCGGCGTCGAGGCGCCGCTCTGGTCCGAGACGGTGCAGAACATCACCGCGGCGCAGTACATGATCGTTCCTCGACTTCCGGCGATCGCCGAGGTCGCCTGGACGCCCGCATCGGCCAAGAACTGGGACAGTTTCCGTTCGCGGATCGCCGCGCACGCCCCGCGCTGGCGATTCCTCGGCGTGAACTACTATCCGTCACCAGAGGTTGCGTGGTGA
- a CDS encoding VOC family protein, with product MTASQTDRAQPESFRGRALMVSLTVNNLERSRDWYRDVIGFTVDREHQRDGKLMAVSLKAGAVQILVNQDDGAKGANRVKGVGFSMQITTTQNIDELAKRAKDHGATLDTEPMDTRWGARIFRLTDPDGFKLTISSERPS from the coding sequence GTGACTGCTTCTCAGACCGACCGCGCACAACCCGAGTCATTTCGCGGACGCGCGTTGATGGTGTCCCTCACCGTGAACAACCTCGAACGGAGCCGAGATTGGTATCGTGACGTCATCGGTTTTACCGTCGATCGCGAGCACCAACGAGACGGCAAATTGATGGCGGTGTCGCTCAAAGCCGGCGCCGTCCAGATCCTGGTCAACCAGGACGACGGCGCGAAGGGAGCGAATCGCGTCAAAGGCGTCGGCTTCTCGATGCAGATCACGACGACACAGAACATCGACGAGCTCGCGAAGCGCGCCAAGGATCACGGCGCGACGCTCGACACGGAACCCATGGACACACGGTGGGGGGCACGGATATTCCGCCTCACCGACCCCGACGGATTCAAGCTCACCATCTCATCCGAGCGCCCTTCGTGA
- a CDS encoding type II CAAX endopeptidase family protein: MNHSQQSTRASLATFLCLTFGLSAIWYTLIIQAHSLGAHGGLYVLALMWSPGTSALVTRLIFQRNLRGEGWGWNMITTRSAILAYLLPLGYATVAYGLVWATGLGGVDLSRFHYGIATFLVVGSLQSLMSATGEELGWRGFLVPTLAKTMSFGRLSLLSGAIWAVWHMPLIIFADYNGGTPAWYSVTCFALMVVALGVPFAWLRLRSGSVWPAAILHASHNLFVQAFFDRVTVDTGPTRWLTGEFGAALALAIVVTAWIFWRYRGSVMMPNEAPGVAAPSLSTHADALNATPVGRG; the protein is encoded by the coding sequence GTGAACCATTCCCAACAGAGTACGCGAGCCTCGCTCGCGACGTTTCTCTGCCTAACGTTTGGCCTCAGCGCGATCTGGTACACGCTGATCATCCAGGCGCACAGCCTCGGCGCGCATGGCGGCCTGTACGTCCTCGCGCTCATGTGGTCTCCGGGCACGAGCGCGCTCGTTACGCGTCTGATCTTCCAGCGCAACCTGCGCGGCGAAGGGTGGGGCTGGAACATGATCACGACGCGCAGCGCGATCCTCGCGTACCTCCTCCCGTTAGGCTACGCGACCGTCGCCTATGGACTCGTCTGGGCGACCGGCCTCGGCGGCGTCGATCTCAGCCGGTTCCACTACGGCATCGCAACCTTCCTCGTGGTCGGATCGCTTCAGAGCTTGATGTCGGCGACCGGCGAGGAGCTCGGCTGGCGCGGCTTCCTCGTGCCGACGCTCGCGAAGACGATGTCGTTCGGACGACTCTCACTCCTGAGCGGCGCGATCTGGGCCGTCTGGCACATGCCGCTCATCATCTTCGCCGACTACAACGGCGGCACGCCTGCCTGGTACTCGGTGACCTGCTTCGCGCTGATGGTCGTCGCGCTCGGCGTCCCCTTCGCGTGGCTGCGATTGCGCTCCGGAAGCGTCTGGCCCGCGGCGATCCTGCACGCGTCGCACAATCTGTTCGTCCAGGCCTTCTTCGATCGCGTGACGGTGGACACGGGCCCGACACGCTGGCTCACGGGTGAATTCGGCGCGGCGTTGGCGCTCGCGATCGTCGTCACAGCGTGGATTTTCTGGCGGTATCGCGGCTCGGTAATGATGCCTAACGAAGCACCAGGCGTTGCCGCGCCCTCCTTGTCGACGCATGCGGACGCGCTCAATGCGACGCCAGTCGGCCGCGGCTGA
- a CDS encoding class I SAM-dependent methyltransferase, whose protein sequence is MTRVDYDSIAADYDERYARNDYRGVADALTRFLRTTRSPVVLEVGCGTGHWLAVAASASSLVTGVDRSWEMLRRARRAAPRALIVHGTAEQLPWASQSMDRVFCINAFHHFADKAAFLRECRRVLRPGGAFLTVAIDPHIATDKWWIYDYFPTSLEADRRRYASTDLLRRDLLDLGFAAASTEVVQHMPAERSFDVALARGSLERSSTSQLMVISDAEYESGIARLRKDRPVLRSDLRLYGTVATLSARAARLTVPVILRSEATKDLLFTARTENECHAQGVRRRPAASEINRGLKDQNLKALTTFESESDAHHT, encoded by the coding sequence ATGACACGCGTCGACTATGACTCGATCGCGGCGGATTATGACGAACGCTACGCGCGCAACGACTACCGCGGGGTCGCCGATGCGCTGACGCGGTTTCTGCGCACGACGAGGTCGCCCGTCGTGCTCGAGGTGGGGTGTGGCACCGGTCATTGGCTTGCCGTCGCCGCCAGCGCGTCAAGCCTCGTCACCGGCGTCGATCGATCGTGGGAAATGCTCCGCCGCGCGCGACGCGCCGCGCCACGCGCGCTCATCGTCCACGGAACAGCGGAGCAGCTCCCTTGGGCGTCGCAGAGCATGGATCGCGTGTTCTGCATCAACGCGTTCCATCACTTTGCCGACAAAGCTGCGTTTCTCCGGGAGTGCCGACGGGTACTGCGTCCGGGCGGCGCGTTCCTCACCGTCGCCATCGATCCGCACATCGCGACTGACAAATGGTGGATCTACGACTACTTCCCGACAAGCCTCGAGGCCGACCGTCGGCGTTACGCATCCACTGATCTCCTTCGCCGCGATCTTCTCGACCTCGGATTCGCGGCCGCGTCGACCGAGGTTGTGCAACACATGCCCGCCGAGCGCTCCTTTGACGTCGCTCTCGCGCGCGGATCACTCGAGCGCTCGTCGACATCCCAGCTGATGGTGATCAGCGACGCCGAATACGAGTCGGGCATTGCGCGTCTCCGAAAGGACCGCCCCGTGCTGCGATCGGATTTGCGACTTTATGGAACAGTCGCCACCCTGTCAGCCCGAGCAGCGCGCCTCACAGTCCCTGTCATCCTGAGGAGCGAAGCGACGAAGGATCTCCTTTTCACCGCGAGAACCGAGAATGAATGTCACGCTCAGGGCGTGAGGCGCAGACCAGCCGCAAGCGAGATCAATCGCGGTTTGAAGGATCAAAATCTGAAAGCGCTCACCACGTTTGAGTCGGAGTCGGATGCGCATCATACTTAA
- a CDS encoding TonB-dependent receptor, with the protein MNPVKGLLIFFVPAMLGAQTPSSGIIIGRVTSRPDSSPIPGAAVGVSGSAVRTTTDSAGRFALINVPAGRATIHIQRLGYRSLDRVVGVAPNDTLRVSIVLETEAQQLAPVRTDVARTEVESFTARPNVGTIAMPARLMAGVPAIGEPDVARVVQLLAGVSARNDYNTGLNVRGGSADQNLVLLDGIPIYNPFHMGGLFSTFMDATVGGIELMTGAFPARYDGRLSSVLDVHSADETRAGIHGTTDVSVLATSARLAGALGSGRGNWSFAARRTYADAVAAAFSRDNFPYHFVDLEGHVAYTLPNAWRVAVTGYAGKDLLDLNLASLVNDSSFSSAGQGGWQYDWGNRVVGATLSKDFTSRISFEQRVSTSAFSTRLDIGEGAETQRSDVRDVRVNGSLAMRTSANDWSLGYEVASTHVGYSSSSAETGTSAFDIVQDPMSYAAWLDDIWRVSYRWVIEGGLRGDALSGGRDWAALSPRLSVKYFATPTIALTAAAGRVTQNMHSLAGDGPFRFFDIWLASDQYIPVETAWHWVAGVERRLETTSIKIEGYVKKYDRVLDANPYEDPTVRGDEFFAATGLTYGVDLLARWQPARGPTGWLSYSYGVASHERDGVRWAPGNDRRHDVNAVATWRLAHYRIGARLGYATGTPYTPIVGQIARRVYDPANDTWGTGNPPIYLEPLGGARNSARFPATQRLDLDVSREMTVRGATVAPYVSVVNAYNARNVFVYFYDYATASPTRRGYTQFPILPSVGVRVAF; encoded by the coding sequence GTGAACCCTGTAAAGGGCCTGCTGATCTTCTTCGTTCCCGCGATGCTCGGCGCACAAACGCCGAGTAGTGGAATCATCATCGGTCGAGTGACGAGCCGGCCCGATAGCTCGCCAATTCCCGGTGCGGCGGTCGGCGTCAGTGGCAGCGCTGTACGAACTACGACCGACTCCGCCGGCCGGTTCGCGCTCATCAACGTTCCGGCCGGCCGCGCGACGATTCACATCCAGCGCCTCGGCTACCGGTCGCTCGATCGTGTTGTCGGCGTCGCGCCTAACGATACGCTTCGCGTGAGCATCGTATTGGAGACGGAGGCGCAGCAGCTCGCGCCCGTCCGCACCGACGTCGCGCGCACTGAGGTCGAGTCGTTTACCGCGCGACCGAACGTCGGCACGATCGCGATGCCCGCGCGTCTGATGGCAGGTGTGCCTGCGATCGGAGAGCCGGACGTCGCGCGCGTCGTCCAGCTCCTCGCGGGCGTGAGCGCGCGCAACGACTACAATACGGGGCTCAATGTTCGCGGCGGGAGCGCCGACCAGAATCTCGTGCTGCTCGACGGGATTCCGATCTACAATCCATTTCACATGGGCGGGCTGTTCTCGACGTTCATGGACGCGACCGTCGGTGGTATCGAGCTCATGACCGGTGCCTTCCCCGCGCGCTACGACGGCCGCCTCTCGAGTGTGCTCGACGTGCACTCGGCAGATGAGACGCGCGCGGGAATCCACGGGACGACCGACGTCTCCGTGCTCGCGACGTCGGCCCGGCTCGCCGGCGCGTTGGGCAGTGGCCGCGGCAACTGGAGCTTCGCCGCCCGGCGGACCTATGCCGATGCCGTCGCGGCTGCCTTCAGCCGCGACAACTTCCCCTATCACTTCGTCGATCTCGAGGGACATGTCGCGTACACGCTGCCTAACGCCTGGCGTGTCGCCGTCACTGGATACGCGGGCAAGGACCTGCTCGATCTGAACCTCGCCAGCCTGGTCAACGACTCGAGCTTCTCGAGCGCGGGGCAGGGAGGGTGGCAGTACGATTGGGGGAACCGCGTCGTTGGCGCGACGCTGTCGAAGGACTTCACCTCGAGGATTTCGTTCGAGCAGCGCGTCTCCACATCGGCGTTCTCGACGCGCCTCGACATCGGGGAAGGCGCCGAGACGCAGCGCAGCGACGTGCGCGACGTTCGAGTAAACGGGTCTTTGGCGATGCGCACCAGCGCCAACGACTGGTCGCTCGGTTACGAGGTCGCGTCGACGCACGTTGGTTATTCATCCAGCTCGGCCGAGACGGGAACAAGCGCGTTCGACATCGTCCAGGACCCGATGTCGTATGCGGCATGGCTCGATGACATCTGGCGTGTGTCCTACCGCTGGGTGATCGAAGGTGGATTGCGCGGCGACGCGCTCAGCGGCGGTCGTGATTGGGCGGCGTTGTCGCCGAGACTGTCCGTCAAATACTTCGCGACGCCGACGATCGCGCTCACTGCGGCGGCCGGCCGCGTCACGCAGAACATGCATTCGCTCGCCGGCGACGGTCCGTTCCGCTTCTTCGACATCTGGCTCGCGAGCGATCAGTACATTCCCGTCGAGACGGCGTGGCACTGGGTCGCGGGCGTGGAGCGACGACTGGAGACGACGTCGATCAAGATCGAGGGCTACGTGAAGAAGTACGATCGCGTCCTCGACGCGAATCCGTACGAAGATCCAACGGTCCGCGGCGACGAGTTTTTCGCCGCGACTGGTCTCACCTACGGGGTCGATCTGCTAGCGCGTTGGCAGCCGGCGCGAGGGCCAACGGGTTGGCTTTCGTACTCGTACGGTGTCGCGTCGCACGAGCGCGACGGCGTGCGGTGGGCTCCGGGCAATGACCGGCGACACGATGTCAATGCCGTCGCGACGTGGCGGCTTGCGCACTACCGCATCGGTGCGCGCCTCGGCTACGCGACGGGAACGCCCTACACGCCGATCGTCGGCCAGATCGCCCGCCGAGTTTATGATCCCGCAAACGATACGTGGGGAACGGGGAATCCGCCGATCTATCTCGAGCCGTTAGGCGGGGCACGCAACTCGGCGCGCTTCCCGGCGACGCAACGGCTGGATCTCGACGTCTCGCGAGAGATGACGGTGCGCGGAGCGACCGTTGCGCCGTACGTGAGCGTCGTCAACGCGTACAACGCGCGCAACGTCTTCGTTTATTTCTACGACTACGCGACCGCCAGTCCGACGCGGCGAGGATACACCCAGTTTCCGATTCTGCCGAGTGTGGGGGTACGCGTTGCGTTTTGA
- a CDS encoding DinB family protein: MRTSFVALLVLALPVTAVAQQPSGTPATDPITMSFRGRTMSYQRNLAQAFDSIPESIFGYKPTPGQLSIGYIAQHLASDNYFFCNNFGEMKATISAKDSTTADSMKAKWPKDTLVSKLKASFKFCEDAFAQLSDGKLADQVTLTFGNGQSRQFARANMVLGHALDMADHYSQISNYMRLNKILPPTALPRPKAAGN; this comes from the coding sequence ATGAGAACCTCCTTCGTTGCCTTGCTGGTGTTGGCGCTCCCAGTGACTGCCGTTGCCCAACAGCCGTCGGGTACGCCGGCGACCGATCCGATCACGATGTCATTCCGTGGCCGGACCATGTCCTATCAGCGTAACCTCGCTCAGGCCTTCGATTCCATACCCGAATCGATCTTCGGGTACAAGCCGACGCCCGGCCAACTCTCCATCGGGTACATTGCCCAGCACTTGGCGAGCGACAACTACTTCTTTTGTAACAACTTCGGCGAGATGAAGGCGACGATATCGGCGAAGGATTCGACGACCGCCGATTCGATGAAGGCGAAGTGGCCTAAGGACACGCTCGTCTCGAAGCTCAAGGCGTCATTCAAGTTCTGTGAGGACGCGTTCGCGCAGCTGAGCGACGGGAAGCTGGCGGACCAGGTGACGCTGACCTTCGGTAATGGCCAGTCGCGGCAGTTCGCGCGCGCGAACATGGTCCTCGGCCACGCGCTCGACATGGCCGATCACTACAGCCAGATCTCGAATTACATGCGTCTGAACAAGATCTTGCCGCCGACGGCGCTTCCGCGTCCCAAAGCCGCGGGCAATTAG
- a CDS encoding GNAT family N-acetyltransferase, which yields MSSSGAEDARDSGRRPPTAQRSEMTGDGKLVIESARLDLVLDTREAVLARIEALSPADRAEVSPEWVERMRQSTPSPWTHGMSLVERTSGAVVGSGGYKGPPDDDGAVEIAYGIGEEYRGRGYAKEGAAALVEFALGAGARLVYAHTRPENSASARVLESCGFERVGEVVDPEDGLVWRWEHRE from the coding sequence ATGTCATCGTCCGGAGCTGAGGATGCCCGTGATTCTGGCCGGCGCCCGCCGACGGCGCAACGGTCCGAAATGACCGGAGATGGTAAACTCGTCATCGAGTCCGCGCGGCTCGACCTCGTCCTCGATACGCGCGAGGCCGTGCTCGCGCGCATCGAAGCGCTGAGTCCCGCCGACCGCGCGGAGGTGTCGCCGGAATGGGTCGAGCGCATGCGCCAGTCGACGCCGAGTCCGTGGACGCATGGCATGTCGCTGGTCGAGCGAACGTCGGGCGCGGTCGTTGGCAGCGGGGGGTATAAGGGTCCGCCAGACGACGACGGCGCGGTCGAGATCGCGTACGGCATCGGTGAGGAGTATCGCGGCCGCGGTTATGCCAAGGAAGGCGCCGCGGCGCTCGTCGAGTTCGCCCTCGGCGCCGGTGCGCGTTTAGTCTATGCTCACACTCGACCCGAAAATTCTGCGTCGGCCCGTGTTCTCGAATCGTGCGGCTTCGAGCGCGTCGGCGAAGTGGTCGATCCTGAGGACGGTCTCGTTTGGCGGTGGGAGCACCGAGAGTGA
- a CDS encoding polymer-forming cytoskeletal protein: protein MTPTAEPALQKEPELRPVDVAPQSARRAVPRDAKESVICADINITGKIDGTGHVRIAGRFEGDVHIQGDLTIDAGAKLTGAVSANSVTIGGEIVGNIENAASVEILATGVLNGDLKAGTLSVAAGSRMRGRVEFGWGDERDQLPEKSSASKSTLSLGNRHAS from the coding sequence ATGACCCCTACCGCTGAACCAGCACTGCAGAAAGAGCCCGAGCTTCGCCCCGTTGATGTCGCCCCGCAGTCGGCTCGTCGAGCGGTGCCGCGTGACGCGAAGGAGTCCGTGATCTGTGCCGACATCAACATCACCGGCAAGATCGATGGCACGGGCCATGTCCGGATCGCCGGCCGTTTCGAGGGTGACGTCCACATCCAAGGCGACCTCACCATCGACGCCGGAGCGAAGCTCACCGGCGCCGTCAGCGCCAACTCCGTCACGATCGGTGGCGAGATCGTGGGCAACATCGAGAATGCCGCCAGCGTCGAGATCCTCGCGACGGGTGTTCTCAATGGGGACCTCAAGGCCGGCACGCTCAGCGTCGCCGCCGGCTCGCGTATGCGCGGCCGCGTGGAGTTTGGCTGGGGTGACGAGCGCGATCAACTTCCTGAGAAATCTTCGGCGTCGAAGTCCACGCTGAGCCTGGGGAATCGACACGCCTCGTGA